A stretch of Gorilla gorilla gorilla isolate KB3781 chromosome 9, NHGRI_mGorGor1-v2.1_pri, whole genome shotgun sequence DNA encodes these proteins:
- the MMP3 gene encoding stromelysin-1: MKSLPILLLLCVAVCSAYPLDGAARGEDTSMNLVQKYLENYYDLEKDVKQFVRRKDSGPVVKKIREMQKFLGLEVTGKLDSDTLEVMRKPRCGVPDVGHFRTFPGIPKWRKTHLTYRIVNYTPDLPKDAVDSAVEKALKVWEEVTPLTFSRLYEGEADIMISFAVREHGDFYPFDGPGNVLAHAYAPGPGINGDAHFDDDEQWTKDTTGTNLFLVAAHEIGHSLGLFHSANTEALMYPLYHSLTDLTRFRLSQDDINGIQSLYGPPPDSPETPLVPTEPVPPEPGTPAKCDPALSFDAVSTLRGEILIFKDRHFWRKSLRKLEPELYLISSFWPSLPSGVDAAYEVTSKDLVFIFKGNQFWAIRGNEVQAGYPRGIHTLGFPPTVRKIDAAISDKEKNKTYFFVEDKYWRFDEKRNSMEPGFPKQIAEDFPGIDSKIDAVFEEFGFFYFFTGSSQLEFDPNAKKVTHTLKSNSWLNC, translated from the exons ATGAAGAGTCTTCCAATCCTACTGTTGCTGTGCGTGGCAGTTTGCTCAGCCTATCCATTGGATGGAGCTGCAAGGGGTGAGGACACCAGCATGAACCTTGTTCAG AAATATCTAGAAAACTACTACGACCTCGAAAAAGATGTGAAACAGTTTGTTAGGAGAAAGGACAGTGGTCCTGTTGTTAAAAAAATCCGAGAAATGCAGAAGTTCCTTGGGTTGGAGGTGACGGGGAAGCTGGACTCTGACACTCTGGAGGTGATGCGCAAGCCCAGGTGTGGAGTTCCTGACGTTGGTCACTTCAGAACATTTCCTGGCATCCCGAAGTGGAGGAAAACCCACCTTACATACAG GATTGTGAATTATACACCAGATTTGCCAAAAGATGCTGTTGATTCTGCTGTTGAGAAAGCTCTGAAAGTCTGGGAAGAGGTGACTCCACTCACATTCTCCAGGCTGTATGAAGGAGAGGCTGATATAATGATCTCTTTTGCAGttagag AACATGGAGACTTTTACCCTTTTGATGGACCTGGAAATGTTTTGGCCCATGCCTATGCCCCTGGGCCAGGGATTAATGGAGATGCCCACTTTGATGATGATGAACAATGGACAAAGGATACAACAG GGACCAATTTATTCCTCGTTGCTGCTCATGAAATTGGCCACTCCCTGGGTCTCTTTCACTCAGCCAACACTGAAGCTTTGATGTACCCACTCTACCACTCACTCACAGACCTGACTCGGTTCCGCCTGTCTCAGGATGATATAAATGGCATTCAGTCCCTCTATG GACCTCCCCCTGACTCCCCTGAGACCCCTCTGGTACCCACGGAACCTGTCCCTCCAGAACCTGGGACGCCAGCCAAGTGTGATCCTGCTTTGTCCTTTGATGCCGTCAGCACTCTGAGGGGAGAAATCCTGATCTTTAAAGACAG gcACTTTTGGCGCAAATCCCTCAGGAAGCTTGAACCTGAATTGTATTTGATCTCTTCATTTTGGCCATCTCTTCCTTCAGGCGTGGATGCCGCATATGAAGTTACTAGCAAGgaccttgttttcatttttaaag GAAATCAATTCTGGGCCATCAGAGGAAATGAGGTACAAGCTGGATACCCAAGAGGCATCCACACCCTAGGTTTCCCTCCAACCGTGAGGAAAATCGATGCAGCCATTTCTgataaggaaaagaacaaaacataTTTCTTTGTAGAGGACAAATACTGGAG ATTTGATGAGAAGAGAAATTCCATGGAGCCAGGCTTTCCCAAGCAAATAGCTGAAGACTTTCCAGGGATTGACTCAAAGATTGATGCTGTTTTTGAAGAATTTG ggttcttttatttctttactggaTCTTCACAGTTGGAGTTTGACCCAAATGCAAAGAAAGTGACACACACTTTGAAGAGTAACAGCTGGCTTAATTGTTGA